Proteins from one Epinephelus moara isolate mb chromosome 1, YSFRI_EMoa_1.0, whole genome shotgun sequence genomic window:
- the LOC126392574 gene encoding homeobox-containing protein 1-like isoform X1, whose amino-acid sequence MFQQCEEPRFTIEQIDLLQRLRRTGITQAEVLHALDTLDHLERQHGHKLTHKPPYMPPSSSLSSSSTVVASSSMTSTATQTSFPDNRLSLSPNNNFDTTSPPLPIPVASPVAMAAVAQNGLVAVTNGKLSPPRFPLGVVSGSVTAPGYGFETSEEDIDVDEKVEDLMRRDSAMIKEEIKSFLANRRISQAVVAQVTGISQSRISHWLLQQGSDLSEQKKRAFFRWYQLEKTNPGATLAMRAAPLALEEVMDWHQAPPPFGSAPGGFRLRRGSRFTWRKECLAVMESYFSDNQYPDEAKREEIATACNAVIQKPGKKLSDLERVTSLKVYNWFANRRKDIKRRANIEAAILESHGIEVQSPGGQSNSDEVDGNDFPDQACEVSLFDKRASARQFGFSRADLSSPTQVPTLLPSWFSALGRGGLSGQRGTSLIGRSLVSGAGPQAEGSRLTGVSWSPPSPSLQDEPTIHSALSEPQDAIGLEKAAVNHSNQALADQVDGAGCSMGSDIKTETLEDD is encoded by the exons ATGTTCCAGCAGTGTGAGGAGCCTCGTTTCACCATTGAGCAGATCGACCTCCTCCAGCGGCTCAGGAGGACAGGTATCACACAGGCCGAGGTCCTCCACGCCCTGGACACCTTGGACCACCTGGAGCGGCAACATGGACACAAGTTGACCCATAAACCTCCCTACATGCCTCCCTCGTCTTCCTTGTCTTCCTCCAGCACTGTCGTCGCCTCTTCCTCCATGACTTCCACTGCCACTCAGACAAGTTTCCCTGACAACCGACTCTCACTGTCGCCCAATAACAACTTCGACACCACCTCTCCACCTCTACCAATTCCAGTAGCCTCACCTGTCGCcatggcagcagtagctcaaAATGGCCTAGTTGCTGTCACTAATGGGAAGCTGTCACCGCCCCGGTTTCCTCTCGGTGTCGTTAGTGGCAGCGTGACAGCACCAGGCTACGGGTTTGAGACCAGTGAAGAGGACATAGATGTGGATGAAAAGGTGGAGGACTTGATGAG gagGGACAGTGCTATGATCAAAGAAGAGATTAAGTCCTTCCTGGCGAACAGGCGGATCTCCCAGGCTGTGGTCGCTCAGGTAACAG GGATCAGTCAGAGTCGTATCTCCCACTGGCTCCTACAGCAGGGATCAGACCTCAGCGAGCAGAAGAAACGAGCCTTCTTTCGCTGGTACCAGCTGGAGAAGACCAACCCTG GTGCCACTCTGGCCATGCGAGCCGCCCCATTGGCTCTGGAGGAGGTGATGGACTGGCACCAAGCCCCGCCTCCATTTGGCTCGGCCCCTGGGGGCTTCCGTCTGCGGCGAGGGAGCAGGTTCACCTGGAGGAAGGAGTGTCTGGCTGTTATGGAGAG CTACTTCAGTGATAATCAGTATCCTGACGAAGCAAAGAGAGAGGAGATCGCCACCGCCTGCAACGCTGTCATTCAGAAACCAG gaAAGAAGCTGTCCGATCTGGAGAGGGTAACATCTCTGAAGGTCTACAATTGGTTTGCCAACCGTCGCAAAGACATCAAGAGGCGCGCTAATATTG aAGCAGCCATCTTGGAGAGCCACGGCATCGAGGTTCAAAGTCCAGGCGGTCAGTCCAACAGCGACGAGGTGGATGGCAACGACTTCCCTGACCAG GCTTGTGAGGTGTCCTTATTTGACAAGAGAGCTTCAGCCAGACAGTTTGGTTTCAGTCGAGCTGACCTGTCCTCTCCAACCCAG GTACCCACACTGCTCCCCAGCTGGTTCTCCGCCCTGGGTAGAGGAGGCTTGTCTGGACAGAGGGGCACCTCTCTGATTGGCCGCTCCCTAGTGTCAGGGGCGGGCCCTCAGGCAGAAGGATCCAGATTGACAGGCGTTTCCTGGTCTCCCCCTTCCCCCTCGCTCCAGGATGAACCCACCATTCACAGCGCGCTGTCCGAGCCCCAGGACGCAATCGGTTTGGAGAAGGCGGCTGTCAATCACAGCAACCAAGCCCTCGCCGATCAGGTGGACGGGGCGGGGTGCAGTATGGGGAGTGACATCAAGACGGAAACGCTGGAGGACGACTGA
- the LOC126392574 gene encoding homeobox-containing protein 1-like isoform X3 yields the protein MFQQCEEPRFTIEQIDLLQRLRRTGITQAEVLHALDTLDHLERQHGHKLTHKPPYMPPSSSLSSSSTVVASSSMTSTATQTSFPDNRLSLSPNNNFDTTSPPLPIPVASPVAMAAVAQNGLVAVTNGKLSPPRFPLGVVSGSVTAPGYGFETSEEDIDVDEKVEDLMRRDSAMIKEEIKSFLANRRISQAVVAQVTGISQSRISHWLLQQGSDLSEQKKRAFFRWYQLEKTNPGATLAMRAAPLALEEVMDWHQAPPPFGSAPGGFRLRRGSRFTWRKECLAVMESYFSDNQYPDEAKREEIATACNAVIQKPGKKLSDLERVTSLKVYNWFANRRKDIKRRANIAILESHGIEVQSPGGQSNSDEVDGNDFPDQACEVSLFDKRASARQFGFSRADLSSPTQVPTLLPSWFSALGRGGLSGQRGTSLIGRSLVSGAGPQAEGSRLTGVSWSPPSPSLQDEPTIHSALSEPQDAIGLEKAAVNHSNQALADQVDGAGCSMGSDIKTETLEDD from the exons ATGTTCCAGCAGTGTGAGGAGCCTCGTTTCACCATTGAGCAGATCGACCTCCTCCAGCGGCTCAGGAGGACAGGTATCACACAGGCCGAGGTCCTCCACGCCCTGGACACCTTGGACCACCTGGAGCGGCAACATGGACACAAGTTGACCCATAAACCTCCCTACATGCCTCCCTCGTCTTCCTTGTCTTCCTCCAGCACTGTCGTCGCCTCTTCCTCCATGACTTCCACTGCCACTCAGACAAGTTTCCCTGACAACCGACTCTCACTGTCGCCCAATAACAACTTCGACACCACCTCTCCACCTCTACCAATTCCAGTAGCCTCACCTGTCGCcatggcagcagtagctcaaAATGGCCTAGTTGCTGTCACTAATGGGAAGCTGTCACCGCCCCGGTTTCCTCTCGGTGTCGTTAGTGGCAGCGTGACAGCACCAGGCTACGGGTTTGAGACCAGTGAAGAGGACATAGATGTGGATGAAAAGGTGGAGGACTTGATGAG gagGGACAGTGCTATGATCAAAGAAGAGATTAAGTCCTTCCTGGCGAACAGGCGGATCTCCCAGGCTGTGGTCGCTCAGGTAACAG GGATCAGTCAGAGTCGTATCTCCCACTGGCTCCTACAGCAGGGATCAGACCTCAGCGAGCAGAAGAAACGAGCCTTCTTTCGCTGGTACCAGCTGGAGAAGACCAACCCTG GTGCCACTCTGGCCATGCGAGCCGCCCCATTGGCTCTGGAGGAGGTGATGGACTGGCACCAAGCCCCGCCTCCATTTGGCTCGGCCCCTGGGGGCTTCCGTCTGCGGCGAGGGAGCAGGTTCACCTGGAGGAAGGAGTGTCTGGCTGTTATGGAGAG CTACTTCAGTGATAATCAGTATCCTGACGAAGCAAAGAGAGAGGAGATCGCCACCGCCTGCAACGCTGTCATTCAGAAACCAG gaAAGAAGCTGTCCGATCTGGAGAGGGTAACATCTCTGAAGGTCTACAATTGGTTTGCCAACCGTCGCAAAGACATCAAGAGGCGCGCTAATATTG CCATCTTGGAGAGCCACGGCATCGAGGTTCAAAGTCCAGGCGGTCAGTCCAACAGCGACGAGGTGGATGGCAACGACTTCCCTGACCAG GCTTGTGAGGTGTCCTTATTTGACAAGAGAGCTTCAGCCAGACAGTTTGGTTTCAGTCGAGCTGACCTGTCCTCTCCAACCCAG GTACCCACACTGCTCCCCAGCTGGTTCTCCGCCCTGGGTAGAGGAGGCTTGTCTGGACAGAGGGGCACCTCTCTGATTGGCCGCTCCCTAGTGTCAGGGGCGGGCCCTCAGGCAGAAGGATCCAGATTGACAGGCGTTTCCTGGTCTCCCCCTTCCCCCTCGCTCCAGGATGAACCCACCATTCACAGCGCGCTGTCCGAGCCCCAGGACGCAATCGGTTTGGAGAAGGCGGCTGTCAATCACAGCAACCAAGCCCTCGCCGATCAGGTGGACGGGGCGGGGTGCAGTATGGGGAGTGACATCAAGACGGAAACGCTGGAGGACGACTGA
- the LOC126392574 gene encoding homeobox-containing protein 1-like isoform X2, translating to MFQQCEEPRFTIEQIDLLQRLRRTGITQAEVLHALDTLDHLERQHGHKLTHKPPYMPPSSSLSSSSTVVASSSMTSTATQTSFPDNRLSLSPNNNFDTTSPPLPIPVASPVAMAAVAQNGLVAVTNGKLSPPRFPLGVVSGSVTAPGYGFETSEEDIDVDEKVEDLMRRDSAMIKEEIKSFLANRRISQAVVAQVTGISQSRISHWLLQQGSDLSEQKKRAFFRWYQLEKTNPGATLAMRAAPLALEEVMDWHQAPPPFGSAPGGFRLRRGSRFTWRKECLAVMESYFSDNQYPDEAKREEIATACNAVIQKPGKKLSDLERVTSLKVYNWFANRRKDIKRRANIAAILESHGIEVQSPGGQSNSDEVDGNDFPDQACEVSLFDKRASARQFGFSRADLSSPTQVPTLLPSWFSALGRGGLSGQRGTSLIGRSLVSGAGPQAEGSRLTGVSWSPPSPSLQDEPTIHSALSEPQDAIGLEKAAVNHSNQALADQVDGAGCSMGSDIKTETLEDD from the exons ATGTTCCAGCAGTGTGAGGAGCCTCGTTTCACCATTGAGCAGATCGACCTCCTCCAGCGGCTCAGGAGGACAGGTATCACACAGGCCGAGGTCCTCCACGCCCTGGACACCTTGGACCACCTGGAGCGGCAACATGGACACAAGTTGACCCATAAACCTCCCTACATGCCTCCCTCGTCTTCCTTGTCTTCCTCCAGCACTGTCGTCGCCTCTTCCTCCATGACTTCCACTGCCACTCAGACAAGTTTCCCTGACAACCGACTCTCACTGTCGCCCAATAACAACTTCGACACCACCTCTCCACCTCTACCAATTCCAGTAGCCTCACCTGTCGCcatggcagcagtagctcaaAATGGCCTAGTTGCTGTCACTAATGGGAAGCTGTCACCGCCCCGGTTTCCTCTCGGTGTCGTTAGTGGCAGCGTGACAGCACCAGGCTACGGGTTTGAGACCAGTGAAGAGGACATAGATGTGGATGAAAAGGTGGAGGACTTGATGAG gagGGACAGTGCTATGATCAAAGAAGAGATTAAGTCCTTCCTGGCGAACAGGCGGATCTCCCAGGCTGTGGTCGCTCAGGTAACAG GGATCAGTCAGAGTCGTATCTCCCACTGGCTCCTACAGCAGGGATCAGACCTCAGCGAGCAGAAGAAACGAGCCTTCTTTCGCTGGTACCAGCTGGAGAAGACCAACCCTG GTGCCACTCTGGCCATGCGAGCCGCCCCATTGGCTCTGGAGGAGGTGATGGACTGGCACCAAGCCCCGCCTCCATTTGGCTCGGCCCCTGGGGGCTTCCGTCTGCGGCGAGGGAGCAGGTTCACCTGGAGGAAGGAGTGTCTGGCTGTTATGGAGAG CTACTTCAGTGATAATCAGTATCCTGACGAAGCAAAGAGAGAGGAGATCGCCACCGCCTGCAACGCTGTCATTCAGAAACCAG gaAAGAAGCTGTCCGATCTGGAGAGGGTAACATCTCTGAAGGTCTACAATTGGTTTGCCAACCGTCGCAAAGACATCAAGAGGCGCGCTAATATTG CAGCCATCTTGGAGAGCCACGGCATCGAGGTTCAAAGTCCAGGCGGTCAGTCCAACAGCGACGAGGTGGATGGCAACGACTTCCCTGACCAG GCTTGTGAGGTGTCCTTATTTGACAAGAGAGCTTCAGCCAGACAGTTTGGTTTCAGTCGAGCTGACCTGTCCTCTCCAACCCAG GTACCCACACTGCTCCCCAGCTGGTTCTCCGCCCTGGGTAGAGGAGGCTTGTCTGGACAGAGGGGCACCTCTCTGATTGGCCGCTCCCTAGTGTCAGGGGCGGGCCCTCAGGCAGAAGGATCCAGATTGACAGGCGTTTCCTGGTCTCCCCCTTCCCCCTCGCTCCAGGATGAACCCACCATTCACAGCGCGCTGTCCGAGCCCCAGGACGCAATCGGTTTGGAGAAGGCGGCTGTCAATCACAGCAACCAAGCCCTCGCCGATCAGGTGGACGGGGCGGGGTGCAGTATGGGGAGTGACATCAAGACGGAAACGCTGGAGGACGACTGA